CTGAATTATCTAATTTGTCTTATTGTTACGGTCTTTTCACCATTCGTTAATCTTAATCTACTCTATCATAGGGGTATTGTTTTCGCTTTAATTGAAGTCCGAAGTGAGCAAATAAGGACTTACTTACattgtaatttttctttgtactttgtaGTATGATTTTGAAGGAAGAAACGATTTAGTTAAATTTATCAAATTGGTCGGGGACACTGGTTTGTATGCTCATCTACGTATTGGTCCTTATGTCTGCGCTGAATGGAACTATGGGTAAGAAGACCATACAAAAACCCTGCATTCTAATTGAAGAGTTTATGTACTAACAATATAGACAcgttttcttttccaatttttgaaTACCAGTAGAGTAAAATAAACGCCTTGTGAAACTGGGGTGGCCCGGGGTACCCCCAACTAGCCCCGCACGTGGTTCTGCTCTTTAGATATCGGCTTTGGTTTGTTTGTTGTGATATTCATATGTATAGTATTCTGCTTTTGCTCCTTTTGTCTTGAATAGTTATGGGTAATTTTATTGTTTGTGTAGATaatgtgttttcaatttcagaagaaatgtGATAGATTATACATTTGGCCTGGGGTACCCTCATTTCTTTGTTTCATGGCCATGTTCAATGGTTGTCCAACATGGATGAACTGAGGAAGTAATTACCATGTTCAATAAATTTTAACCTTTTCGTAGTGTATGTGTGTctggaagaaaaataaaaacaggtGTATAGATGCATGACAGTAGAGATTGGTATCTTGTGGCTGACCGGTTACTAAATCAAATATTTGTTTTTGCAGTACAAAGATGTccacttcatcttcttcttcccatTTCAATAGCATAAGTGAAGGCCCTCCTTGCAAATGTGGAATACCATCACCTATAAGAACTGCAAACACAGAGGCTAATCGGGGAAGAAGATTCCTAGGTTGTGCAAACTATAAggtaatattttgtttttcttatttattatttattccGTCCATTAGAAACTGATggtctttttttgaaaattatccAGCTACCTAATAATGGATGTGGTTTCTTCTATTGGATTGACCCTGAAAAAGACACGGAAAAACAAATGTTGGAAGCTGACAACAAGAATATGGAGAGGAAAATTTCGGATTTGAGACGAGAGAATCAAGTTTTGAACAAGGAGGTGGAAGAACTTACAAGAGAGAACGAGAAGCTGGGAAAGAAATTACAAGAAGCTGAAGCCAAATTGTTTGACTACAAAACAAAGTGTTTTATTATGTTATTAGTTGTATGCATTGTTGTGTGGTTCATGAAGAACACTGAAACTGTGCCGAACACGAGGAACATGAAATACTTGCCTTAGTTGTTGATCTGCTTTTGGCCTAACCCATAACTCTTTTACTCCTTTTTGAAGTATCTTGTATTTCTATTAGAGACTACGAGGGTGTTTACATGTGTCCTTTCCTTTTCGCATTTTTCACTCTTCATTTTTGCATTTCGGTATTTGGCCAATCACCACCAGAAATCATTCCTAGAAAATGcatcttcaattttcaatgataaaggcaaaaaaactaaaaccagTCCAGAGGAGTATGAGACTTCTCATTTTGGATTCCAATTAAGAacaatatcatattttttttccagatatATTATCTCTAAATTAACTTCCAAATTCTTATTGCATTGCAAGTTCTATtaacagaaacaagaaacacATCAAAAGTCAAGCAATTGCCCTGCAACCCTTACAAAAAAGAACACCTCAACTTCAATTATCAACTGCATTACTTATAACAGAAGCAGCAATTCGTAGTCAATAAGATTTCGAATGTTCAAACTACTACAAATGTTGAACACACAAGCTGGCCGCTGACCACAGTCAAACTACTACATCAAACTACTACACTATTACATTAACCAAGcccaaatataaaataataataaataaaagtcaGAAGTCCCGTTAACTCAAGATCTTCCAAGTCATCACAACCTTTGAATCTCCCTATTGTCTTGCCATTTCCATCTCCGTAACCGCAAACCCATGTAGTTCCTGAAACACAAATTAAATTAGCATTCGAACCATGCATAGTCATTGTCGATGTCTATTTCGAGTGCGtatttgacataaaaaaaaaacacttacatTCTTCATCAAAGtcatcgtcatcgtcgtcgCCGTCGTCCAACCTAACATCTTGCGAAGAGctaaggcaaaaaaaaaaaaaatatatgttacCAATTAAATTAAAAGGCCACTATGAAacaattaaaattataaatgaACATATTTAAATGCATCCACCTACATGTTGAGAAGTTTTGGacaatttcttttgtcatgCGACAGTCCCGTTAACCCACAACCATTacattttctacttttcttcACGGTCTTCTCTTTTCCTCCTTTCAATCGCTTACCACAACCCTTTGCCCTAACTTTAAGTGGTTCTTTAAAACAATATTGGCTTCCGAGAGAAACAGGCACTTGGGTATGACTCGTTGAACTACCATTGGAAGCAATCCTCATTAAAGCAATTTCCTTCTTCGCAAGTGATAGGTGCTTGGATACCACTTCAGTTCCTTCTTCATCTATTACACCGTATTCAATCACATCATGAGCTTGTTCGAACAGACCTTTTCGCCTCACGAAAACCGAACGGTCACATATTTCTTTCACGGCACTGCCCAAGTCATCCATAACTCTGCCCGCTTTTGCTGTTTTAGTCCACCTCTGCAAAATGTACTCCATAGAGAGTTCCCTAATCAGCATTCTAGACAAGCACGCCAACATGTGGCGACATGGAATTCCATCGAATTCAAACATCTTACAACTGCAAGTCACATGGTTCGATAACTTGTCTACCGAAACCTTACGACCTCTCGAAGCTTCCATTTCTTCCCTTTGAACTTCCCACACACATCGATGTTCATCCTCATGTGTAAGCGTAAGCACATAGGCACCAATTTGAAATATTTCCTCCTGAAATTTCTTAAATATAGCTAGTGTGTATATTTCACTCATTCTCTTTTCCATCAAATACGAGGTTTTCAAGATTGGCTTCTCATTTACATCCTTGTGATCCAAATCCAATTCATTATGTCGTAGACGTGAAAGTGCACTATTGAACCGTGTCACAAAATCCAACATTGAATTATCCAAAGACACATACCTCTTGAAGAATGAATGAGAAATTTCAGCTCTTTGACTACTTGTCATGTGAGCGGAGAAAATATGTTTCGTAAATGCTGGCACCCATCTCTCACGAATTTCGTACTTGCCCTGCAACCATTCATTGTTGGACAGCATAGATTTTCCGACAAGATCTACCCATATTGCTTCAAACTCTTCGGGGCTCTCAGAATtccaaatacattttttgaactCCTCATAATATTGTTTATATGTCAATGCACCtatcttttcagaaaatttacTAACAATGTGCCAAATGCAATATCTATGAAACGTAGTTGGAAGAACACAAGCAATTGCTTTGGTCATTGCTGGATCTTGATCAGTAATGATGATTTTGGGCGGGGGTCCAGGCATCGCTTTCAAGAATTCCTTGAAAAGCCACTCAAAGGAATCACTTGATTCGTCGCTTAAGAATGCACACCCAAAAAGCGTCGTTTGCCCATGGTGATTAACCCCTAATAGAGGTGcaaatatcaaacaatatttgTTTGTGTTGTATGTTGTATCGAACACCACCACGTCCCCAAAATATTGGTATGACTTCCTAGAGGTTGCATCGGCCCAAAAACAATGAGTCATTCTATCTTGATCATCTCTCTCGAATGTAAACATAAAACCGGGATTCTTTGcttttttcctctcaaaatgCTCGTACAACATGTTGGCGTCATGTCCACCAACAAATGCCTTCTTATCCCTCCCATAATTGTAAAGGTCTCGTCGTGTAAAtccaacattttcaaaacccccgGCTTGCACCTCAAAAAAACTCATTTGTTGACAGGGTGGCACATTTGCAGCTGAAAGTTGTTGTGATAATGATTTTTGTGCATCCGACACTCGACGGTGAGATTTCAACAAATGCACCTTCTTTGGCGTCGTAAGTTCGTGGTTATGCACCTCAACAAATTGTTTCACAACAAACCCTTCACCTAACCGATTTTTCACGACTGACAGTTTTGCATGACAACCCTCTCTAGTTAAACCCCGACGTCGATTATTGGCTTTAGAATTTTTCCTCACCCCTTCTTTGAAACAAACATACTCCTTCCTAATGGTTTCCTTGTTCTTATTCGTCTTGCTAGAAAAGATTCGCAAACTAAAACCAGCTTCCTTAGCGTAATTGttgtaaaatttgaaaacctCGTCTAAGTTATCAAATTGTTGTCCAATTTTTGGTATCAATTCGGCTTTCACTTGAGGAGTTAAAAGTCGTTGGGTAGAACTACCAGACTCCACACACGGTTGAGATGGTGACGGTGAGGATGGTGATGGTGAGACTAGTGGTATATCATCCAAAGACAGCATTCTACACACCAAAAGACAACAATAGCTATTTAGGTAACTACACTAGCAAAAAACAACGTTCTACACTATTTGTCTACACCAGAGAAAGAGATATACCTTTGAGGTGGTGGTCGAAACATGGGGGTTTCATTGACGCTAGAAATTTCTTCATGTTCCATTTCTGCTTCAAATATATAAGATCTGTACAAGAGTGCAAGATTCATATTCAGTAAACTACTATGCCTATTCCATAGCTAGTGGGCATAGTTTACGATTtataagcaacaaaaaatagTCTAGTCATCCCTACATGTCAAATTAGCGAAGTTAATCATTTACCTTACACTATATCCACTTAAACAACGTGAATTCAAGGACGGAaacaagtaaaattgattgaaaaagcATAACTCTTTCGCCCTAGTCGACCGACCAACCCcactttagaaattcaccaaaaattgtatacttaaccgaATCACTTGATTCCAATGCCAAtcccttcttaacttaaatatgcagctcctgtaaaacacccaaagccacccataatgttcatcatgcccagaaaggtaaaagaagacagccacgcacagattcgcacatccaagaaacagccggtattcaaaaattcataactaattctgtgattatcggtttttcatgattttggtaccaaaatcttcgtattgaaacgtactttaactgttacGAAGacatcaaaaattgattcctagcagaagggctcccaaacgacagattaccaaaacccacgaaattttcagcatactcaagatttattcaagactaaAATCAAGCAAAACAACAATTCATTAACCTATATACCCAAACGTGTCATAAAGAATTCAACACTAAACCAGCTCAAAAACTTAGGGTAATGATTTTCTTACAAATAAAGCACAATTTTTGAAGCAACAGCCCTAAcccttcaaatcaagcaaagccCTAAAAGCCATAAATCTGGAgcagagcagagagagagagagagagagagagagagagagagagagagaccttgaggtgttcttcttcttcgtcgtctGACTTCGTCGGAGATCAAAACTGTTCTTCGTTCTTCCTGTGTTCGAACACAAGGCGTTAGGGTTTACGGTTCTGTACGgaacgagagagagacagagggagagagaatgagagatcgagagagaccttgtggtgttcttcttcttcgtcgtctGGCTTCGTCTGAGATCGAGAGTGAAATCGCCTCTggtcgcttctctctctctctctcttctctgtaCCTGGAACACGCAAAAATGAAAAGGGGGAAAGAAGGATCCGTTTTGACCAGTTTTGACCCGCGTATTCAATTTACCCGTGACCCGCCCGGCTGCGTACCCGCGAATTCCTTCTTTAAAACGCCAGCTgttggatctaatccaacggctgagatgaAAGTCCCGCACGATTTCTAatttaagggatcccttataTGAACCTgagtgtatgtatatatatatatatatatatatatatatatatatatatatatatatatatatatatatatatatatatatatatagaaaggTGTACcatgtaatctaggtagatttccaatatccaataaaaaaattataagatcaaaattccatattttctattaggcacatgctccattaaaatattagattttgTACTAAGGATATCTTAGGGTACTATATTATAaagtacatacacatatatatttgaGTATATCATCccatgggaaatctagaaaataatttaatttaaataacCTTAGTACTTGATGACAAGACTAATATTATTACTCAAtgagtaataatttccctagcagttattgaccaatggatagaaagggtgaggtactatatacactagaataatattatatgtcctttaggcatgtataaataaccatatataactatatatgggtactttaacaaaatctatgaagtacttttggtagaaaatctaggttttctattgtccaatggataaagattttcctaacatttatcgtccaatgagtaatggttaaaaggtaactaaatggatgGGTAGTTCGGtttcctccaactaattggttagaagctatTTGCCAAGTatggcttttaatcaagaaacgaATTTTTAAAGAGCTAAATTCtaattattagaaattaaaaaggaatttcaaaagcaatccaagtaattaaaactaaaaattcaaatttttaacgaaattttgacgtactaaaaatcagggtcgttacaatctatcccccttaaaacaattttgtccccgaaattggcgcgtGACTACGGATTAGACATAGTTGCTATGCCGGTTAGCGATCTAAACATGATTCTAATATTCTGGCGACCTACAAAAATGGTTTGGCACTACACGGCCACTATCTAAAGGCTCTGGCAGGTTTAGAAGGTATGACGGCGCTTAAGGCACCCTTGACAATCCTATTCACATTTTGttaatcgaattaagcctcatcacttgcttaacgagaCGGGAATGAAGTGGCTTCTGCTATCGCACAATTTTTCTCGTCGTATGCCTTTGGTAAGGTTTCTACCGTAAACACcaacgtcaaatgcaaaacctctaccaaatcatcatgtgGACCCGTTCCATATCACGTCCCTATCGAATCACTATGCTTCcccacctaacgatattaaacccatttcgaAAACTAGGAAACAACAGATCATTTGGGCAGATTCACTCCATCATCGTAAAGTGTAAGTACTCTATCCTTATCCGGGAAAAATCGAACATCAGCAAGTAAGCCCTACGATACAAACTCGGATAATATCCGCAAAGACACTGAAAGAATCTATGCAGTTACGGGAAAATAAGCCTTTGGCAGCGTCGACTTCTGGCGGTAATTTCAGAGGTACGGCTGCTTCCAATCCAGTACTGCTTCAACCTTACTTCCAATCACCTCGATTCCATCCTTGGATACcacgtgccccaagaacttaaccacttctagccaaaactcacatttacctgtcttggcataaagttggctatctcggagtacttgtaaTACTATCCGGAGGTGTCCTTCAtgctcctcttaattgatcaaataggtCATCGATCCTTGGCAATGGATACCGGTTCTTGATTTAGCTCCCTGTAGTCGATGCATAGTCGAAGCgtcccttccttctttttcgcGAACAGTGCAGGTGCTCCCTTTGGTGACGTACTCGGCCTGATAAGCCCTTTGTCCAACAGCTattgcaattgggtcttgagctcctttagttcaACTGGGGCCATTCGGTACGatgccatagagattggtgccatttcccggttggagttctatagagaagtctatctctctcttgggtggtaagccaggaagttcttcagggaaaacatcggcgtacttgcacacgatgtgtggtaatcccacttccatcctATCGGCTTCTCCCAACTGgaggctagctagccatccaaacagttgattctaCCACCTGGATCTTCTCGTCGTCGGGCTTGAtgtttgtctatcccccttaaattggaAACGAGTCCCTTCGAGGGTATACACGGTCACCATCTTCtaatggcagtctatgaccgcttgATGTGCTGATATCCAGTCCATCCCTGGGATTACGTTGAAATTCGCCATATTGATTACTCTAAGATTGCAGGTCAAACGTAGGTTGGCTATTACTAGTTTGCACCCTTTACGCACTAGACTAATAGCTATACTCCCTTTAACTGGTAcgtggccaaggccacacgatcCCCGTCCTAGGTGATCCCTAAGGTTCTGAGGACCATCTTGACCTCATTCAGCCAAGTCTCGGCTACGATGGGGTTGGTGTCTCCGTGAAAAGTCGGGGGTCGGCGTTTGCAAAAATAGTTCATCGCTCGAGTtcgggtcataggttcatcgtcgtggttttggttttgacgGTTAGCGTTCAAAGCAGCTATGAACGCTTACATGATTTGGGTTAGGTCGGGATTAGCATGAGACGGTTCTCCGTTATCGTATCCTAATCCATGGCGCgtattcaccatctacgaggggAAATTGAAAGGGGGTTTTAGtctactaaaacaaattttcctttttgccaATGGCgtttctttcaaaagtcgaAAGTAGTTTATTAAgtagtatgcaacagtactctcTTACAAAAGCAAGCTTTTCACAAATAAGCaggaaattacaatcataagcataaagttccactataatggcaagtagggacACAAGGATAAGAtttttcctaatacaagttaaAACGAAATGATCCTACATACTCCTATTCCGAGGTTCTATAGGTTATCAGGTTTTAACCTACACCGCTGCTACTCCACTCTAGGGTAGAACAATATCTATAATCTCTCTCAACTACCTCATGTAGTTCGAGCTAACAGGTTGGCGAGGTGGTTTATCTATAAGGACAGAGTTTAACCTCAATTAGCAATGTTTTACGACAGAGTAACACTTAAGAAGACTTGAAATTCTAAGTTTCActttcgatccttgatttaagtcatcatccaattgtttggGAATTtccagctcggtggtactgccaacttcctacaccttgcttcaattcaaagattgttttgtcagaattccacccaatttgggacggtaaacttaaactcaattcttgtttgtgcaacggtcaaactatcttatggtctacccattctacccatggccgagggttgaacctaaagctctgataccaagttgtaacgcccccaaattctgggtacgttaataagacattttattacaaaaacaaagtgagtctggctcattattacatcacaaagtcttacaaaGGTACTTTTAACCAacaaaggagggaactagggttcctaactactacTCTATCTGCTCTTCcgtcctagcaagctcctcggctccgaaggcctccaatgtatacaggtcaccctgttcatctatgaggtttgacacattataccggcgtcgccaccaatataatatgtcagggtcaccaaaaggtaacaccatgagctacaacgctcaatagaataacccataccctctaacccttaacttacaaatgttaaaccataaaatcaacgatttccacatagttcaaacatatttgccaaaacaatgacacatccacattcattatccatactaacgttggtgtctatgattttttgagtttctcctacacgaCTTCtcatagaccgtgtctccatttcataaccatatcaacattttcaaaatcatttttaacacacccaacctctgttccgccgttccggtctcccgagtatccttacaatggttccgccgtcccgggtttccattggcacacattgaaTTGGctctctccgcggataaccaagccacacacccaacctcgattctgCCAttctggtctcccgagtatcctcacaatggtttcgccgtcccaggttcccattggcacataaaacacacaccacacaatgggctaccacgtccggccacattgcggtttccaaaacatttcactttttcaaaacacgccttttcattaaccacaccctaggtgtcatgtttctactttcttgattttcgtgtctcgttttcatgcatcgactccgcTGTAGGACTTCATATGTAAccatgaatcattcattgaaatctttaaactaacaagatcatccaactcaatattataccacaaataatgcaagcaattcatgtatgcatgctcataaccatctaaagatcaaaatacgaatacttctaaacaagcgataagtttctatctttcaaaaatccattctttcctcttttgtggaaaattcaaaacaacatatgtttattgaagtaaaagttcatTATTCAACACGTACATACCACCACTAGTAAAACGAGTTTGTTAATCATTatgcattctaaacattataagcgatagataaccttatctacttaaatatacttcaagttatactttgaactaaagagtacgaagattctactttctaacatatggttctatacgtagagttagaagacaagggattctacatatacttagggatagggaataagatgattctaccttacttcttggcggttggtcagttttgagaataggtcgtcgaTTTTGCGAATCGGTGGCGTAACGGCtacggtttgcttcgaaaggaagagagatggattttctcttcctagaaacaactttgttaACTATACTgtgctactttaaagatctagaggtggtttttggaagtggtttggtggtagctctcaagaacttcaagaaaactttaagaaacttgaactttggaacttggaaagcttagaaattcgAGAGAGGagttggagcaaggagtgaaggtgtgagtttaagcttgaatgagcttggtatttataggccaaggcttgtctctctccctctctccctctccacccgaaatctctctctctctctctctctctatatatatatatatatatatatttgatttctttcacttgtcaagcttgaatgaaagcttgatgggttaggttaTGGGGTTACTTGTATATCTTCttcctagttctaggcttgcatggctagattttgtacttttagggttggtttggaagattttgtgAAAGAAAGTAGGGTTGTACAAAGATTTATTGATTAATAAGGACAATGGAAGGTAGATCTTGCTTGGAGAAGTATATAACCCaagattgaaaggatgtaagaagatcatggaagatcaagtcaaggtacaatcaaatctccttctctttttctttctctctctctttctcctctttctctcggccatctctctccctctctctccctctctctctctcggccttcctctctctctctctctctctctctctctctctctctctctctctctcgtgctatggaagtatatatataagtacataagGTACAATATAATCTAGTAGGATCTCAAAGCCAAGATTTTtctattaaactattctaatatacacatgtgtactttgtaataaaataagtatatacatatatataagtccaagtacatatatatatgtgtgtatatatatatatatagttcggttcccttaagggatcccgcacgggcttaccgtgcgggactcccatttcccgatcgaattgggacgatccgagccgctcaaagtgatcagaatgtgattttaagggtacccgcgagaaatcaacaaaaaaaatgatcgggaagggcttgatccgagcaattttttattgaacggttcagtaaaaaattgctcggatcaagcccttcccgatcatttttttttgctgatttctcgctcACGGTAGACTGGTAAAAGATCCCGcactggatccgtggtgtgtgtttgtgtgtgtgtatatatatatatataaaggtgTACCAtataatctaggtagattttcaatatccaataaaaaaattataagatcaaaattccctattaaaataatcctattaggcacatgctccattaaattattagattttgtacttaggaTATCTTAGGGTACTATATTAtaaagtacatacatatatatatatatatatatacacatatatatatatatatgtatgagtATATCATCccatgggaaatctagaaaatgatttaattTAAATAACCTTAGTACTTGATGACAAGACTAATACTATTACCCAGCgggtaataatttttctagcggttattgaccaatagATAAAATGGGTGATGTACTATATATACTAGAATAATAtcatatgtcctttaggcatgtataaataaccatatataactatatatgggtactttaacaaaatctaTGAAGTACttttgatagaaaatctaggttttctattgtccaatggataaagatttttctaacatttatcgtccaatgggtaatggttaaaaggtaactaaatggatgggtagttcggttcctccaactaattgattagaagctaactatattTGCCAAGTaaggcttttaatcaagaaacaaatttttaaaGAGCTAAAATctatttattagaaattaaaaagtaatttcaaaagcaattcaagtaattaaaagtaaaaattcaaatttttaacgaaagtTTTACGTACTAAAAATGGGTCGTTACAAAAAGCTGAAAAGACGAAAATATTCCAGAGCACATAAGCAGGAGCTCTCCAATTGAATGGCATAATTGGCAAAATTAGCCAAAAATTGGCAAGCCACACAATTTCCCTTCAAcgtttttagtctttaaagCTTTAgatatgaatttaaaaaaaaatactccaaatcCTCCCATTAAACGATTGGGGATTGCATTGGAAAAGTATTTCACAACTACCCATCAAACAtcggaaaacaaaaatgaaaactttatttttggaaaaattattttacatgaaaaatgttttcaggcataaaatattttacgtcgaTACAAACGGAACCTAAATTACTTATCTTTAACTTAAAAATTGCACATTTTTTCATAGTGACCCAACAATGAGACGGAATGAGTAACAGATATTTAGtgataaaaatagtttttcctttttgtgttttttttttcttccgttCACTTACCACGTTGTCTTTTAATGCGCTTGGCTCACTGTCTATTTGCTAGGCCAATTCACTGAATAATTTCTTGTTCTCTCACCTTAAACTTTGTTGACTTTGTGTACATTTAGACCGGAAAGGTTTTTCAATAAGGGGGATAAAACCTGAGAAATGCAAACCACGAATTGTAGCTGAAATAGCCCACATAATTGTAGCTGAAATGCAAACCAAGCTAATAtaattgcatcgtcatgacgagaggaatttaaaatgtaaaaaattattatcgaaatccatttttttgaataaagacgaaaaaattagcttattgacttatttttgtctttattcaaaaaaattaggttttgattgaaattttttactttttaaatttctcttgtcatgacgatgcaataatcctcaaaaaattgacgaaaaactaaccaatacgaaaaaaatttgaataaggacaaaaaataagccaattggcttatttagccgaatcgGACCTAAGTATTGATCTGAAAAGAAGAATGCTGTACCACTTTCATGAGACCTTCTATCATCCATGGACGTACATTGACGGGTTGTGCGCAGACACGTTTTgtaatgagctgattttttgtagggTTATTCGAAAAGTCATTTCAAATTATAGAATGGCTCTGATTATCTGTGCAGAACCCAGAGTGGGCCCTGCGCAGAGCTTGTCGG
The sequence above is drawn from the Rhododendron vialii isolate Sample 1 chromosome 6a, ASM3025357v1 genome and encodes:
- the LOC131330371 gene encoding uncharacterized protein At4g04775-like: MSTSSSSSHFNSISEGPPCKCGIPSPIRTANTEANRGRRFLGCANYKLPNNGCGFFYWIDPEKDTEKQMLEADNKNMERKISDLRRENQVLNKEVEELTRENEKLGKKLQEAEAKLFDYKTKCFIMLLVVCIVVWFMKNTETVPNTRNMKYLP
- the LOC131328429 gene encoding protein FAR1-RELATED SEQUENCE 5-like, which encodes MVNTRHGLGYDNGEPSHANPDLTQIMDGLDISTSSGHRLPLEDGDRVYPRRDSSYIFEAEMEHEEISSVNETPMFRPPPQRMLSLDDIPLVSPSPSSPSPSQPCVESGSSTQRLLTPQVKAELIPKIGQQFDNLDEVFKFYNNYAKEAGFSLRIFSSKTNKNKETIRKEYVCFKEGVRKNSKANNRRRGLTREGCHAKLSVVKNRLGEGFVVKQFVEVHNHELTTPKKVHLLKSHRRVSDAQKSLSQQLSAANVPPCQQMSFFEVQAGGFENVGFTRRDLYNYGRDKKAFVGGHDANMLYEHFERKKAKNPGFMFTFERDDQDRMTHCFWADATSRKSYQYFGDVVVFDTTYNTNKYCLIFAPLLGVNHHGQTTLFGCAFLSDESSDSFEWLFKEFLKAMPGPPPKIIITDQDPAMTKAIACVLPTTFHRYCIWHIVSKFSEKIGALTYKQYYEEFKKCIWNSESPEEFEAIWVDLVGKSMLSNNEWLQGKYEIRERWVPAFTKHIFSAHMTSSQRAEISHSFFKRYVSLDNSMLDFVTRFNSALSRLRHNELDLDHKDVNEKPILKTSYLMEKRMSEIYTLAIFKKFQEEIFQIGAYVLTLTHEDEHRCVWEVQREEMEASRGRKVSVDKLSNHVTCSCKMFEFDGIPCRHMLACLSRMLIRELSMEYILQRWTKTAKAGRVMDDLGSAVKEICDRSVFVRRKGLFEQAHDVIEYGVIDEEGTEVVSKHLSLAKKEIALMRIASNGSSTSHTQVPVSLGSQYCFKEPLKVRAKGCGKRLKGGKEKTVKKSRKCNGCGLTGLSHDKRNCPKLLNISSQDVRLDDGDDDDDDFDEEWLQGNCLTFDVFLVSVNRTCNAIRIWKLI